Proteins encoded in a region of the Sphingopyxis sp. OAS728 genome:
- a CDS encoding spinster family MFS transporter, translated as MDTIELQDRPAPAARRAPGNRGLVLGMLCFVYVLNFLDRQLVSILAKPIQDSLQISDSQLGRITGFYFALFYCFIAIPVGWLADRTNRVKTLSIACGLWSAATAACGMAATYGQLVVARMAVGVGEAGGVPPSYAIISDTYPRDQRGTAMGIFNLGPPLGSALGVAFGASLAAAYDWRIPFYVVGAIGVLTAVIVYLVIPEPERGRFDPAPASAAAPAQSFGSAIRSFFGNRVLAVAALASGAANFITYGLSNFATLFLMREKGMTLEDVAIWYALAVGLGMGTGIFVAGRLIDRFAVKNKAAYASIPALSLLLALPFFLGFAAADRWEVALALLFVPLFLNSFFLPATVTFVQGEVDPGARVISGALLLLVMNLIGLGLGPTFVGMASDYFRPQYGEHALRMAYYALAPMYLVGALLFVWLARLISNSETGQAAASTLGKQT; from the coding sequence ATGGACACCATCGAATTGCAGGATCGGCCGGCGCCCGCCGCTCGCCGCGCGCCGGGCAACCGGGGGCTGGTGCTCGGGATGCTCTGCTTCGTCTATGTGCTGAACTTCCTCGACCGACAGCTCGTGTCGATCCTTGCAAAGCCCATTCAGGACAGCCTCCAGATCAGCGACAGCCAGCTCGGCCGGATCACGGGTTTTTATTTCGCGCTCTTCTATTGTTTCATCGCCATTCCGGTCGGGTGGCTCGCGGATCGCACGAACCGGGTGAAAACCCTCTCGATCGCCTGCGGCTTGTGGAGCGCCGCGACTGCCGCGTGCGGTATGGCAGCGACTTACGGCCAACTCGTCGTCGCCCGCATGGCGGTCGGCGTGGGGGAGGCGGGTGGGGTGCCGCCATCCTATGCGATCATTTCGGACACCTATCCGCGCGATCAGCGCGGGACGGCCATGGGCATATTCAATCTCGGGCCGCCGCTTGGCTCGGCGCTCGGGGTCGCCTTCGGCGCATCGCTGGCCGCCGCATATGACTGGCGCATACCCTTTTACGTTGTCGGCGCGATCGGCGTGCTTACCGCCGTCATCGTCTATCTGGTCATTCCCGAGCCCGAGCGAGGCCGGTTCGACCCGGCACCGGCTTCGGCGGCCGCGCCCGCGCAAAGCTTCGGGTCGGCCATTCGTTCCTTCTTCGGTAATCGCGTTCTGGCGGTTGCAGCGCTGGCGAGCGGTGCCGCCAATTTCATCACCTATGGCCTCAGCAATTTCGCGACCCTGTTCCTGATGCGCGAAAAGGGGATGACGCTGGAAGATGTCGCGATCTGGTATGCACTGGCGGTCGGACTCGGAATGGGCACGGGCATCTTCGTCGCCGGTCGGCTGATCGACCGCTTCGCCGTGAAGAACAAGGCCGCCTATGCCAGCATTCCGGCGCTCTCGCTGCTCCTCGCCTTGCCATTCTTTCTCGGCTTCGCGGCGGCCGATCGCTGGGAGGTCGCGCTCGCCCTGCTGTTCGTGCCGCTCTTCCTTAATTCCTTCTTTCTTCCCGCGACTGTCACCTTCGTCCAGGGCGAGGTCGACCCGGGCGCGCGGGTGATTTCCGGCGCGCTGCTGCTCCTCGTCATGAACCTGATCGGCCTAGGCCTTGGTCCGACTTTCGTCGGCATGGCGAGCGACTATTTTCGTCCCCAATATGGCGAGCATGCGCTGCGGATGGCCTATTACGCGCTCGCGCCGATGTACCTCGTCGGTGCGCTGCTCTTCGTCTGGCTCGCCCGACTAATCAGCAATTCCGAGACCGGCCAAGCGGCGGCATCAACTTTAGGGAAACAGACATGA
- a CDS encoding 3-hydroxyacyl-CoA dehydrogenase family protein, giving the protein MKAAVVGAGLMGAEIALVFALAGHDVLLTDLSEEALDRAMARLGGLVEKGISRQVYAADAAREALTLIRPTTKIDELADRDLVTEAVFESLEAKTGVLKTLDDLCAPHCILASNTSTLPISTLAASLRPGRRPLFLDTHYFSPVSQMQLVEIIPGFSTDRATVEQVAAWLEGVGKQPVEIKDVAGFAVNRMLHALLIEAVRLVEEGVATPADLDTACRLGLGHPIGPFAMMDVVTSDLCLQVQDILHDAYGERFRPPALLKQRVAAGLGGGKGRPGWTRNG; this is encoded by the coding sequence ATGAAGGCGGCCGTCGTCGGGGCAGGGCTGATGGGGGCGGAAATCGCGCTCGTCTTCGCGTTGGCCGGCCATGATGTCCTGTTGACCGATCTATCAGAAGAAGCGCTCGATCGCGCGATGGCCCGGCTCGGCGGCCTCGTCGAGAAAGGCATCTCGCGGCAAGTCTATGCTGCCGACGCCGCGCGCGAGGCGCTGACGCTTATTCGGCCGACGACGAAGATTGATGAACTTGCCGACCGCGATCTCGTGACCGAGGCGGTTTTCGAATCGCTGGAGGCCAAGACGGGCGTCCTCAAGACGCTCGACGATTTGTGCGCGCCGCATTGCATCCTCGCGTCGAACACGTCGACGCTCCCGATCTCGACGCTTGCGGCCTCATTGAGGCCCGGGCGCCGTCCGCTCTTCCTCGACACCCATTATTTCTCGCCCGTGTCGCAGATGCAGCTTGTCGAGATCATCCCGGGTTTTTCCACCGATCGCGCGACGGTTGAACAGGTTGCGGCGTGGCTGGAAGGCGTCGGCAAGCAGCCTGTCGAGATCAAGGATGTGGCCGGGTTCGCCGTCAATCGCATGCTCCACGCCCTTCTCATCGAAGCCGTCCGCCTCGTGGAGGAGGGGGTGGCAACGCCGGCCGATCTCGATACGGCTTGCCGTCTGGGGCTGGGGCATCCGATCGGTCCGTTCGCGATGATGGACGTCGTGACGTCGGACCTTTGTCTGCAGGTGCAGGACATATTGCACGATGCCTATGGCGAGCGTTTCAGACCCCCGGCGCTACTCAAGCAGCGCGTGGCGGCGGGGCTGGGCGGCGGCAAGGGGCGTCCCGGATGGACGCGAAACGGATAA
- a CDS encoding ketosteroid isomerase-related protein: MTTTRDIVTAYYAAFNAGDTDAMLALVADDMRHDVNQGEPRHGKALFAEFNVHMTHCYREQLTDMVIFAEGNRAAAEFIVNGTYLATDEGLPAASGQTYRLPGGAFLSVNDAGLIDRVTTYYNLQDWLKQVGA; the protein is encoded by the coding sequence ATGACCACCACCCGCGACATCGTCACCGCTTATTATGCCGCCTTCAACGCCGGCGACACCGACGCGATGCTCGCGCTCGTCGCTGACGATATGCGTCATGACGTCAACCAAGGCGAGCCGCGGCACGGCAAGGCGCTGTTCGCCGAGTTCAACGTGCATATGACGCACTGTTACCGCGAGCAGCTCACCGACATGGTGATCTTCGCAGAGGGCAACCGCGCTGCCGCCGAATTTATCGTCAACGGCACCTATCTCGCCACCGACGAGGGCCTGCCCGCAGCGAGCGGTCAGACCTATCGCCTCCCCGGCGGCGCCTTCCTCTCGGTAAACGACGCCGGGCTGATCGACCGCGTCACCACCTATTACAACCTGCAGGACTGGCTGAAGCAGGTCGGCGCATGA
- a CDS encoding acetoacetate--CoA ligase has protein sequence MNLSSNSANVSAPVPQMRLYSEWLKARHGLEFASYEDLWRWSVDDLDAFWRSIWEYDAIESPTPFSAVLSTEAMPRARWFDGAQVNYARHIFRHAAAADAAGQPAIVAMNERGESETLGWAELRRQVASLALELRRHGIGKGDRVAAYLPNIPATVVGLLACASLGAIWTLCSPDMGTSAVLDRLRQTRPKALIAVDGVFYAGKSIDRSAAVAEIGAQLPCIELLFVAASGHGAIGVPGALDFVEAIARDDAEVAAFEPEWVPFDHPLWILYSSGTTGLPKPIVHGHGGVLLATAAGRLHFDLGPSYSANNFSDRFHWFSATGWVMWNIQVGGLLSGTTICIFDGSPSGTKADPDWSRLWDFAARSGVTWFGAGAAFFASCRKAGLDLAGLGCLGGIRALGSTGSPLPPDVQRWGSAQFETAGRPGIWWCNVSGGTEIAAAFMAGNPELPDTPGRLQCRHLGAAIEAWDENGQPVIDEVGELVCTRPFPSMPLYFWGDEEGNRYREAYFSEWPGIWRHGDWLTIGIDGGCTISGRSDATINRHGLRMGTAEIYAAVEGLPGVADTMIIDVEDGAGGSQLIMFVVPDEGEQLHPAMETAIASAIRTSLSPRFVPDRLIAAPAIPLTLSGKKQELPIKRLFAGWPVAKVINADATATPDVLPWYIDQARRWQRAGDAA, from the coding sequence ATGAATCTTTCCAGCAACAGCGCAAATGTCTCGGCGCCGGTTCCGCAGATGCGCCTGTATTCGGAATGGCTCAAGGCGAGGCACGGCCTTGAATTCGCGAGCTACGAAGATTTGTGGCGCTGGTCGGTCGACGATCTGGACGCTTTCTGGCGCAGCATCTGGGAATATGATGCAATCGAATCTCCGACGCCGTTCTCCGCGGTGCTGAGTACAGAAGCCATGCCGCGAGCACGCTGGTTCGACGGCGCCCAGGTCAATTATGCGCGGCATATATTCCGGCACGCCGCAGCGGCGGATGCAGCTGGCCAGCCGGCGATCGTCGCCATGAACGAGCGCGGCGAGAGCGAAACTCTTGGCTGGGCCGAGCTTCGACGGCAGGTGGCGTCGCTGGCACTCGAACTGCGCCGGCACGGAATAGGGAAGGGCGATCGCGTCGCGGCCTACCTCCCCAATATTCCCGCCACGGTCGTGGGCCTGCTCGCCTGTGCGAGCCTCGGCGCGATCTGGACCCTTTGCTCGCCCGATATGGGGACGAGCGCGGTGCTCGACCGGCTCCGGCAGACCAGGCCCAAGGCACTGATTGCGGTCGACGGCGTCTTTTATGCGGGCAAGTCGATCGATCGCAGTGCGGCCGTCGCCGAAATCGGTGCGCAGCTGCCCTGTATCGAGCTGCTGTTCGTGGCCGCCAGCGGACATGGCGCGATCGGGGTGCCCGGTGCACTTGATTTCGTTGAGGCGATCGCTCGCGACGATGCGGAGGTGGCGGCGTTCGAACCCGAATGGGTCCCTTTCGATCACCCCCTCTGGATTCTCTATTCGAGCGGGACGACCGGGCTTCCCAAGCCGATCGTGCACGGTCATGGCGGCGTCCTTCTGGCGACCGCTGCGGGCCGGCTGCATTTCGATCTCGGGCCAAGCTATTCCGCGAATAATTTCAGCGACCGGTTTCACTGGTTCAGCGCCACGGGCTGGGTCATGTGGAATATCCAGGTCGGCGGACTGCTGAGTGGCACGACCATCTGCATCTTCGACGGGTCGCCGAGCGGAACGAAGGCCGATCCCGACTGGAGCCGGCTCTGGGATTTTGCCGCGCGGAGCGGCGTGACCTGGTTCGGCGCCGGCGCCGCCTTTTTCGCAAGTTGCCGCAAGGCGGGTCTCGATCTGGCGGGTCTCGGGTGTCTTGGGGGAATCCGAGCACTCGGTAGCACCGGTTCGCCGCTTCCTCCCGACGTGCAGCGCTGGGGATCGGCGCAGTTCGAAACGGCCGGGCGACCCGGCATTTGGTGGTGCAACGTCAGCGGCGGGACCGAAATCGCCGCCGCCTTCATGGCCGGAAATCCCGAACTGCCCGACACGCCCGGCAGGCTTCAGTGCCGCCATCTTGGCGCGGCTATCGAGGCATGGGACGAGAACGGCCAGCCCGTGATCGACGAGGTCGGCGAGCTTGTTTGCACGCGGCCTTTCCCCAGTATGCCGCTCTATTTCTGGGGCGACGAGGAAGGAAACCGCTACCGGGAAGCCTATTTCTCCGAATGGCCGGGTATCTGGCGCCATGGTGACTGGCTCACGATCGGTATCGACGGCGGCTGCACGATCTCGGGCCGCAGCGACGCGACGATCAACCGGCACGGACTGCGTATGGGCACCGCCGAAATCTACGCGGCGGTCGAAGGCCTGCCGGGCGTTGCCGATACGATGATCATCGATGTCGAGGATGGTGCGGGTGGCAGCCAGCTGATCATGTTCGTCGTCCCCGACGAGGGGGAGCAGCTTCATCCCGCCATGGAAACGGCGATCGCATCGGCCATCCGCACCAGCCTCTCGCCGCGCTTCGTGCCTGATCGCCTGATCGCTGCGCCGGCTATTCCCCTCACGCTGTCGGGCAAGAAGCAGGAGCTGCCGATCAAACGGCTGTTTGCCGGCTGGCCGGTTGCAAAAGTGATCAACGCCGACGCGACTGCCACGCCCGACGTCCTGCCCTGGTATATCGACCAGGCACGACGCTGGCAGCGTGCGGGAGATGCCGCATGA
- a CDS encoding DNA-3-methyladenine glycosylase family protein: protein MGLSQQQLNAGIDALAAQDSNFARALGNAGYPEPRIRAPGYTTLLRTIVGQQVSVAAANSIWNKLEAQFGEGCPAETVAAADFDTLRACGLSGQKQGYAKSLAQLILDGELKFDALPADDEDAIALLTKVKGIGRWSAEIYLLFAEGRPDIWPAGDLAVQEAVGRILQLGTRPSEKQARELAEAWRPHRGSAAIFSWHCYNMDVI from the coding sequence ATGGGTCTCAGCCAGCAGCAGCTGAACGCGGGAATCGATGCCCTCGCGGCGCAGGATTCAAACTTCGCGCGCGCGCTCGGCAATGCGGGCTATCCCGAACCGCGCATCCGTGCGCCGGGCTACACCACGCTGCTGCGAACCATCGTCGGCCAGCAGGTCAGCGTCGCCGCCGCCAACTCGATCTGGAACAAGCTCGAAGCGCAATTCGGCGAGGGCTGCCCGGCGGAAACCGTCGCCGCCGCCGACTTCGACACGCTGCGCGCGTGCGGGCTTTCGGGCCAGAAACAGGGCTATGCCAAAAGCCTCGCGCAGCTGATCCTCGACGGCGAACTCAAATTCGACGCCCTCCCCGCCGACGACGAGGACGCGATCGCGCTGCTCACCAAGGTCAAGGGCATCGGCCGCTGGTCGGCCGAAATCTACCTCCTCTTTGCCGAGGGGCGCCCCGACATCTGGCCCGCCGGCGACCTCGCGGTGCAGGAAGCCGTCGGCCGCATCCTCCAGCTCGGCACGCGGCCGAGCGAAAAACAGGCGCGCGAACTGGCCGAGGCCTGGCGCCCGCATCGCGGGTCCGCCGCGATCTTCAGCTGGCACTGCTACAATATGGATGTGATCTGA
- a CDS encoding AraC family transcriptional regulator, translating into MSIGDAEGGVGGSARAGFPSLNQRIFAPFKLATVIDAVAGRGIMPETVLDRTGLTLAEVRDPHTLTSIGQYLIACENIVAAGAEFADAFEIGSRLHLSAYGMYGYALMCSPTMREFFDFAVRYQPLATPTVRLGWRIEGAFAIWRFQEIYRDVMSNEVRTFLIRQQMKMTYTHIRDTAGADNLPVRAIFALAEDAQSADDEKELSCSCIYGEDANELHYPIGILEQTPELGNRLTRAMLEETCDRLIGQSRIASGLSGEVYQLLLLAPNQAASMTSIAEQLGLQERTLRRRLAAEDTSYGEIVDDVRRKLAIEYLQTTRMSVDDVAWKVGFSDSANLRRAIRRWTGKTINEVRAGK; encoded by the coding sequence ATGTCAATCGGCGATGCAGAAGGCGGCGTGGGCGGCAGCGCGCGCGCCGGGTTTCCCTCGCTCAATCAGCGGATCTTTGCGCCCTTCAAGCTGGCCACCGTCATAGACGCGGTCGCCGGCCGCGGTATCATGCCGGAGACGGTATTGGACCGCACCGGGTTGACGCTTGCCGAGGTCCGCGATCCGCATACGCTGACCTCGATCGGCCAGTATCTGATCGCGTGCGAGAATATCGTCGCCGCGGGCGCCGAGTTTGCCGACGCGTTCGAGATCGGCTCGCGGCTCCACCTCTCCGCCTACGGCATGTACGGCTATGCCCTTATGTGCTCCCCGACGATGCGCGAGTTCTTCGATTTCGCGGTGCGATACCAGCCGCTCGCCACGCCGACCGTGCGGCTGGGATGGCGAATCGAAGGCGCATTCGCAATCTGGCGGTTTCAGGAAATCTATCGCGACGTGATGAGCAACGAGGTCCGGACTTTCCTTATCCGCCAGCAGATGAAGATGACCTACACCCATATTCGTGACACCGCCGGGGCGGACAACCTGCCGGTGCGGGCAATATTCGCATTAGCCGAAGATGCGCAGTCGGCAGACGATGAAAAAGAGCTGTCCTGTTCCTGTATCTACGGCGAGGACGCCAATGAACTCCACTATCCGATCGGCATTCTCGAGCAGACACCGGAACTGGGCAACCGGCTCACGAGGGCCATGCTCGAAGAAACATGCGACCGCCTGATCGGCCAGTCGCGGATCGCATCGGGGCTGTCCGGCGAGGTCTACCAGCTCCTGCTGCTCGCCCCGAACCAGGCCGCCTCGATGACATCGATCGCGGAGCAGCTTGGCCTGCAGGAGCGCACCTTGCGCCGCCGGCTCGCCGCGGAAGACACAAGTTATGGCGAGATCGTGGACGACGTTCGCCGCAAGCTTGCGATCGAATATCTGCAGACAACCCGGATGAGCGTGGACGATGTCGCGTGGAAAGTGGGATTTAGCGATAGCGCAAACTTGCGCCGCGCCATCAGACGATGGACAGGAAAGACCATCAACGAAGTCCGCGCCGGAAAATAG
- a CDS encoding GNAT family N-acetyltransferase gives MTVSVAPVTGAGLAEVIPTLARLRTTVFRDFPYLYDGDAAYESGYLADFAASGGAVIVVARDGEEIVGAATAAPLATQDAAWQQPLAAAGFDIARTFYFGESVLLASHRGQGIGHAFFDHREAQARALGASHAAFCSVIRADDHPARPDDYRPLDAFWRGRGYAPLAGVTARFDWKCVGETAESSHSLQYWTRAL, from the coding sequence ATGACGGTCAGCGTCGCGCCGGTGACGGGCGCCGGGCTGGCGGAGGTCATCCCCACCCTCGCCCGGCTGCGCACCACCGTATTCCGCGACTTTCCCTATCTCTACGACGGCGACGCCGCCTATGAGTCCGGCTATCTCGCCGATTTCGCTGCGTCCGGTGGCGCGGTGATCGTCGTCGCACGCGACGGCGAAGAGATTGTCGGCGCCGCGACCGCCGCCCCGCTCGCGACGCAGGACGCGGCATGGCAACAGCCCCTCGCCGCCGCCGGCTTCGACATCGCGCGCACCTTCTATTTCGGCGAATCGGTCCTGCTCGCCAGCCATCGCGGTCAGGGCATCGGCCATGCCTTCTTCGACCATCGCGAGGCGCAGGCGCGCGCGCTCGGCGCATCGCACGCCGCCTTCTGCAGCGTGATCCGCGCCGACGACCACCCCGCCCGCCCCGACGATTACCGCCCGCTCGACGCCTTCTGGCGTGGGCGCGGCTATGCGCCGCTCGCGGGGGTCACTGCGCGTTTCGACTGGAAATGCGTCGGCGAAACGGCCGAGAGCAGCCATAGCCTCCAATATTGGACTCGCGCTTTATGA
- a CDS encoding TonB-dependent receptor plug domain-containing protein, which produces MSNNIILVARRACLLSGSAIVAAGCFVPAAAEAQSADDSVQASADGAADSEIVVTGTSIRGIPPTGSGLIGVSREDAKLVGAASTPELLATVPQLNSFNTAPRTSNGGLGSFAPGLRGLPPAATLPLMNGHRLISGSTQQTNPDYPFLPELAIERVEIVADGASAIYGSDAVAGVVNFITRKRVSGVETNVRYGFADDYHAFNAGGIFGREWSSGSFVAAYQYSENSNITGADRRYRSLDFRAAGGVDTRSAVCPDANVNLFTGTIYAAPSLAPGLNSCDPRGPVDLVPENRTHAAFVSARQELSSAVTLWADVLYSDRKDVVQAALPGQTFVLVTAANPFFRAPPGTGATFEFVDFRPDNLVGADHFDQTFRVRSGNATAGLDIKLPGDFKASIFGTFNWARNDTFQPGINTTALTAAAAGTTTATALDPFGTRTNPAVVAAILDNPTDFTNRQRTRIGAVKIDGPLADLPGGELKVALGGEYRRETYMQRGSSGGVGFPEDLSRNVGSVYGELFVPIFGADNAAPMFRSLALSLSGRYDHYSDFGSTTNPKVGITWEPVEGINLRGSYGRSFRAPGLRDLGSTVGSYYAAAALVDAFGARDPLRGATQVNTMLLFGGNQNLKPEKARTFSLGFDLRPRFAPGFTAGATFYDIRYRDVIGTPSGLGALVFTDPTFASLVIRDPSAAQVTSAIADTVPFFYTFSAVPTIGNILDLRQGNFGIRKTNGIDFDVRYRHTASFGTIFGGIAGNYILKYRTQLSPTSAVSNSLDAGIPRTTLRTTLGFTAGPVTFVNFVNHRSGITASFATPTGSSLYQSKSYTTADLRLSVKLPDTGFMKGTEIGLQINDLFDKTPPYFPGTDGIGGTYNAIGRYAAMSLRTAF; this is translated from the coding sequence ATGTCGAACAATATCATTCTCGTGGCCCGCCGTGCCTGTTTGCTGTCCGGCTCGGCAATCGTCGCGGCGGGATGTTTTGTGCCGGCCGCTGCTGAGGCCCAGTCCGCCGACGATAGCGTTCAGGCAAGCGCGGACGGTGCAGCGGATAGCGAAATCGTCGTCACCGGCACAAGCATCCGTGGTATTCCGCCGACGGGGTCGGGCCTCATCGGCGTGTCGCGCGAGGACGCAAAGCTGGTCGGCGCGGCGAGCACGCCCGAACTGCTCGCGACCGTGCCGCAGCTCAACAGCTTCAATACCGCGCCGCGTACCAGCAACGGCGGGCTCGGCTCCTTCGCGCCGGGCCTTCGCGGCCTGCCGCCCGCTGCCACCTTGCCGCTGATGAACGGACATCGGCTGATTTCAGGGAGCACGCAGCAGACCAATCCCGACTATCCGTTTCTTCCCGAGCTCGCGATCGAGCGTGTCGAGATCGTCGCGGATGGCGCATCGGCGATCTATGGGTCGGATGCCGTCGCGGGGGTGGTCAATTTCATCACGCGCAAGCGCGTCTCGGGGGTCGAGACGAACGTGCGTTATGGCTTCGCCGACGATTATCACGCGTTCAACGCGGGCGGCATTTTCGGCCGTGAATGGAGCAGCGGTTCGTTTGTCGCCGCCTACCAATATTCGGAGAATAGCAACATCACCGGCGCTGACCGGCGGTATCGCTCGCTCGATTTTCGCGCGGCCGGCGGGGTCGACACGCGATCGGCAGTGTGTCCGGACGCAAACGTCAACCTGTTCACCGGGACCATTTATGCCGCGCCCAGCCTGGCACCGGGGCTCAATAGCTGCGATCCGCGCGGGCCGGTCGATCTTGTACCCGAGAACCGCACCCACGCGGCGTTCGTCTCGGCCCGCCAGGAGCTGTCGTCGGCCGTGACCTTGTGGGCGGATGTGCTCTATTCGGATCGAAAGGATGTCGTTCAGGCAGCACTACCCGGGCAGACCTTCGTGCTGGTTACCGCGGCCAATCCCTTCTTCCGGGCGCCCCCCGGTACCGGGGCGACGTTCGAGTTTGTCGACTTCCGGCCCGACAATCTGGTTGGCGCCGATCATTTCGACCAGACATTTCGCGTCAGGAGCGGCAATGCGACGGCCGGGCTCGACATCAAATTGCCGGGCGACTTCAAAGCCAGCATTTTTGGCACATTCAACTGGGCGCGAAACGACACCTTCCAGCCGGGCATCAACACCACCGCGCTGACGGCAGCGGCAGCGGGCACGACGACCGCGACTGCGCTCGACCCGTTCGGAACCCGCACCAATCCGGCTGTCGTTGCGGCCATTCTCGATAATCCGACCGATTTCACCAACCGCCAGCGCACGCGGATCGGCGCGGTAAAGATTGATGGGCCGCTGGCGGATTTGCCGGGCGGGGAGCTCAAGGTCGCGCTTGGCGGAGAATATCGCCGCGAGACCTATATGCAGCGCGGATCGAGCGGCGGCGTGGGCTTTCCCGAAGATTTGAGCCGCAATGTCGGGTCGGTATATGGCGAGTTGTTCGTCCCGATTTTCGGCGCGGACAATGCGGCACCGATGTTTCGCAGTCTCGCCCTGTCGCTGTCGGGGCGCTACGACCACTACAGCGATTTCGGTTCGACGACCAACCCCAAGGTCGGCATTACCTGGGAGCCCGTCGAGGGCATCAACCTTCGGGGCAGTTACGGCCGGTCGTTCCGGGCGCCCGGGCTACGCGACCTCGGCTCCACCGTCGGCTCTTATTATGCAGCCGCCGCGCTGGTCGACGCCTTTGGCGCGCGAGATCCCCTGCGCGGTGCGACGCAGGTCAACACGATGTTGCTCTTCGGTGGCAATCAGAACCTGAAGCCCGAAAAGGCCCGGACCTTCTCCCTTGGCTTCGACCTGCGGCCGCGCTTTGCGCCCGGGTTCACCGCCGGTGCGACCTTCTACGACATCAGATATCGCGATGTGATCGGCACCCCGTCGGGTCTCGGCGCGCTCGTCTTTACCGATCCCACCTTTGCCTCGCTGGTCATTCGCGACCCGAGCGCCGCGCAGGTCACGTCGGCGATCGCGGACACCGTGCCCTTCTTCTACACCTTCTCGGCCGTGCCGACGATCGGCAACATATTGGACCTGCGTCAGGGCAATTTCGGCATCCGCAAGACGAACGGCATCGATTTCGACGTGCGGTACCGGCATACTGCCAGCTTCGGGACGATATTCGGCGGGATCGCCGGCAACTACATCCTGAAATATCGCACCCAATTGTCGCCGACCTCGGCGGTCAGCAACTCGCTTGACGCCGGGATCCCCCGAACCACCCTGCGTACCACGCTTGGCTTCACAGCGGGTCCGGTGACGTTCGTCAATTTCGTCAATCACCGCAGCGGGATTACGGCGTCTTTCGCGACCCCGACGGGATCGAGCCTCTATCAATCGAAGAGCTATACGACGGCGGACCTGCGCCTTTCCGTCAAGCTGCCGGACACGGGCTTCATGAAGGGTACCGAAATCGGTCTGCAGATCAACGATCTGTTCGACAAGACGCCGCCCTACTTCCCGGGGACGGACGGTATCGGCGGTACCTACAATGCCATCGGTCGCTATGCGGCCATGAGCCTCCGGACCGCCTTCTGA
- a CDS encoding 2Fe-2S iron-sulfur cluster-binding protein — translation MAKLIVVTRDGTEHEIEGDTSLTVMENIRDAGFDELLALCGGCCSCATCHVHVEAGDTAAMPAMSEDENDLLDSTTDRDDASRLSCQIPFSDALDGLRVRIAAED, via the coding sequence ATGGCCAAGCTGATTGTCGTGACGCGCGATGGAACCGAGCATGAGATCGAGGGCGACACCAGCCTGACGGTCATGGAAAATATCCGCGACGCCGGGTTCGACGAACTGCTCGCGCTGTGCGGCGGTTGCTGCTCGTGCGCGACCTGCCATGTCCATGTCGAGGCGGGCGATACGGCCGCGATGCCCGCGATGAGCGAGGACGAGAACGACCTGCTCGATTCGACCACCGACCGCGACGACGCCTCGCGCCTGTCGTGCCAGATCCCGTTCAGCGACGCGCTCGACGGCCTCCGCGTGCGGATCGCCGCCGAGGACTGA
- the rlmB gene encoding 23S rRNA (guanosine(2251)-2'-O)-methyltransferase RlmB: MRQFSRHRRPQGQSTRGQPIRFWGRHAVLAALANPERTVKRIWGTREALGQLDLPPVIPISYADVTDLARLVARDAPHQGLVIEVDPLEGVYLGDLLQEESDSGSKRPLVILDQVTDPHNIGAVLRSAAAFDAAAIITQDRHSPPESGVIARSASGALEIVPWVRVVNLSRALEEIAEAQYWRIGLMGDTETTLGSTLDGSKVALVLGSEGDGMRHNVMEHCDVLAKLPISPRMESLNISNAAAIALYAVATAGQ, encoded by the coding sequence ATGAGACAATTTTCCCGTCACCGCCGCCCGCAGGGCCAAAGCACTCGTGGTCAGCCCATTCGTTTCTGGGGCCGCCACGCCGTATTGGCCGCGCTTGCCAACCCCGAACGCACCGTCAAGCGCATCTGGGGCACCCGCGAAGCGCTCGGCCAACTCGACCTGCCGCCGGTGATTCCGATCAGCTACGCCGACGTCACCGACCTCGCGCGACTCGTCGCGCGCGACGCGCCGCATCAGGGGCTCGTGATCGAGGTCGACCCGCTCGAAGGCGTCTATCTCGGCGATCTGCTGCAGGAAGAAAGCGATTCAGGCAGCAAGCGCCCGCTCGTCATCCTCGACCAGGTCACCGACCCGCACAATATCGGCGCGGTGCTGCGCTCGGCCGCGGCCTTCGACGCCGCCGCCATCATCACGCAGGACCGCCACAGCCCGCCCGAAAGCGGCGTGATCGCGCGCTCGGCATCGGGCGCGCTCGAAATCGTGCCGTGGGTTCGCGTGGTCAACCTGTCGCGCGCGCTGGAAGAAATCGCCGAGGCGCAATATTGGCGCATCGGCCTGATGGGCGACACCGAGACCACGCTCGGTTCGACGCTCGACGGCAGCAAGGTCGCGCTGGTTCTCGGGTCCGAGGGCGACGGCATGCGCCACAATGTCATGGAACATTGCGACGTGCTGGCGAAACTCCCCATCTCGCCGCGCATGGAGAGCCTCAACATCTCGAACGCCGCGGCGATCGCGCTCTACGCGGTCGCGACGGCGGGGCAATAA